One Nostoc sp. UHCC 0302 DNA window includes the following coding sequences:
- a CDS encoding response regulator transcription factor has translation MTHRLTATPDSSAIRILIGDDHPFMREGLAAVLDYKPDMTVVGQACNGYEAVELFRQHQPDVTLMDLRMPEMDGVKAIATICAEFDNARIIVLTTYDSDEDIYRGLRAGAKGYVLKDAEPDELLTAIRAVHNGKQYIPPAVGAKLAERLQSPELSDRELEVLRLMATGKSNLEISIALGIAEGTVKFHVKNILSKLAVSDRTQAMIVALKRGIITL, from the coding sequence ATGACGCACCGCTTAACCGCTACACCTGACTCCTCTGCGATCCGCATCTTGATTGGCGATGACCATCCATTTATGCGAGAGGGTCTAGCAGCCGTACTCGATTATAAACCGGATATGACCGTAGTTGGGCAAGCCTGCAACGGTTACGAAGCAGTAGAATTATTCCGCCAACATCAACCCGATGTTACATTGATGGATTTGCGGATGCCTGAGATGGACGGCGTTAAAGCGATCGCTACTATCTGCGCTGAGTTTGACAATGCTCGAATCATCGTCCTGACAACCTACGACAGCGACGAAGACATCTATCGGGGATTGCGGGCAGGTGCAAAGGGCTATGTCCTAAAAGATGCAGAACCAGACGAACTACTGACAGCAATTCGGGCAGTTCATAACGGTAAACAGTATATCCCTCCAGCAGTGGGCGCAAAACTAGCAGAACGGCTACAGAGCCCAGAATTAAGCGATCGCGAGTTGGAAGTGCTGCGCCTGATGGCAACGGGTAAGAGCAACTTAGAGATTAGCATTGCCTTGGGGATCGCTGAGGGAACGGTCAAATTTCATGTTAAAAATATTCTCAGCAAGCTGGCAGTGAGCGATCGCACTCAAGCGATGATTGTTGCTCTCAAGCGCGGCATTATTACGCTTTAA
- a CDS encoding DsbA family protein, translated as MSQTNDGDRLLTPISEHDHTQGGMDASVILVEYGDYQCLSCGEVNRMIQEIQQQSQFCFVFRHFPRTHLHPQAQKAAEAAEAAAAQNKFWQMHNLLFANQSALNNGYLLEYANQIHLDLDLFLRDMTNHVHTERVTQNIQSGIQSGLSSTPALFVNEIRYRDAWDIERLITAIAQARNSQSM; from the coding sequence ATGAGTCAGACAAATGATGGTGACAGGCTGCTCACGCCAATTTCAGAACACGATCATACCCAAGGAGGAATGGATGCGTCAGTCATTTTAGTGGAATACGGTGATTATCAATGTCTTTCCTGTGGTGAGGTTAACAGGATGATTCAAGAGATTCAGCAACAGAGCCAATTTTGCTTTGTTTTTCGCCATTTCCCCCGTACCCACCTTCATCCCCAAGCACAAAAGGCAGCAGAAGCAGCAGAAGCAGCAGCCGCGCAAAATAAGTTTTGGCAAATGCACAATCTCTTATTTGCGAATCAATCCGCACTTAATAATGGCTACCTTCTAGAATATGCCAATCAGATACACCTTGACCTTGATCTATTCCTTCGAGATATGACAAACCATGTTCATACTGAACGAGTTACTCAAAACATTCAAAGTGGTATACAAAGTGGTCTCAGTAGTACACCAGCTTTATTCGTCAACGAAATTCGCTACAGGGATGCCTGGGATATAGAGAGACTAATCACAGCCATCGCCCAAGCTAGAAATTCTCAATCCATGTGA
- a CDS encoding nuclear transport factor 2 family protein, with product MNALEIVKQAYIYLNEKDIPHYFSLMSFNVEFYQTEELPWGGHYRGFDESKVFFSKFSPLIDSTVEISHYIQAGEQIVAIGNTIGLAKLTGKKFSCNLAHIWTVKEEKIVRLEVYIDTDAMKTALTSA from the coding sequence ATGAACGCTCTAGAAATTGTCAAGCAGGCTTACATTTACCTAAACGAAAAAGATATTCCTCATTATTTTTCTCTAATGTCTTTTAATGTCGAGTTCTATCAAACAGAAGAACTCCCTTGGGGCGGTCACTATCGTGGCTTTGATGAAAGCAAGGTTTTTTTCTCGAAGTTTTCTCCACTAATTGATTCGACCGTCGAAATATCTCACTACATCCAAGCTGGTGAGCAAATAGTTGCGATCGGTAACACTATTGGTCTAGCAAAGCTAACTGGAAAAAAGTTCAGTTGTAACTTGGCTCACATTTGGACAGTCAAAGAAGAAAAAATTGTTCGATTAGAGGTTTACATCGACACTGATGCAATGAAAACTGCACTGACATCAGCCTAA
- a CDS encoding NAD(P)-dependent oxidoreductase, with product MKIFVAGATGAIGRPLIAQLLAQGHEVVALTRSLEKAQTLAEQGVELAIADVFDADAVKAAITRTQPEVVIEQLTSLPKTYTSESMSAASALNTRIRREGGANVLAAAQAAGVRRYLRQSIAFWAIPGAGLADEETPLAFDASPAVAADAHIVTEIERDLLGNPNLEGIALRYGFLYGPGTWFAPDGDVAQQVLQQQFPIIGNGEGVWSWLHIEDAAIATVAAAERGNPGIYLITDDQPLAVREWLSAYAQWLNAPPPPQVSVEDALRISGADAVYYGTQMRGASNAKAKRELNFQPRPLEWMVNTVVAHAS from the coding sequence ATGAAGATTTTTGTCGCAGGCGCAACGGGAGCGATCGGTCGTCCCTTAATCGCGCAACTGCTAGCGCAAGGACATGAAGTAGTTGCATTGACACGTTCTTTAGAAAAAGCACAAACTTTAGCTGAACAAGGCGTGGAATTAGCGATTGCAGATGTGTTCGATGCAGATGCTGTTAAAGCTGCCATCACCCGCACTCAGCCGGAAGTGGTGATTGAACAACTCACTTCCCTCCCCAAAACCTATACTAGCGAGTCGATGAGTGCAGCATCAGCCCTGAACACCCGCATCCGTCGAGAAGGGGGTGCTAATGTGCTGGCAGCAGCCCAAGCGGCTGGCGTGCGCCGTTATCTGAGGCAGTCGATCGCATTCTGGGCGATTCCTGGTGCAGGCTTGGCAGATGAAGAAACGCCATTAGCTTTTGATGCCTCGCCTGCGGTTGCAGCAGATGCTCACATAGTCACTGAGATCGAGCGTGACTTACTAGGGAACCCCAACCTAGAAGGAATTGCTCTGCGTTATGGCTTCCTTTACGGGCCCGGTACCTGGTTTGCCCCTGATGGCGATGTTGCCCAACAGGTGCTACAGCAACAGTTCCCGATTATTGGGAATGGGGAAGGCGTCTGGTCGTGGTTACACATTGAAGATGCGGCGATCGCTACAGTTGCAGCAGCAGAGCGAGGCAATCCTGGCATTTACCTGATTACGGACGATCAACCCTTAGCGGTGCGCGAGTGGCTTTCTGCTTATGCTCAATGGCTCAATGCTCCACCACCTCCACAGGTATCGGTTGAGGATGCTCTGCGAATTAGTGGTGCAGATGCTGTCTATTATGGTACTCAGATGCGAGGCGCATCGAATGCTAAAGCAAAACGCGAATTAAATTTTCAGCCGCGACCCTTGGAATGGATGGTTAACACCGTCGTGGCTCATGCCAGTTAA
- a CDS encoding SDR family oxidoreductase: MNHTLKNKRALITGGSRGIGAAIVKRLASEGADVAFTYASSPDRANEIVQAAQALGVQALAIQADSAEVSAVVAAVEDTVNKLGGIDILVNNAGVLVIGAIDDFTLADFDRTFAVNVRAVFVATQAAVKHMKEGGRIINIGSTNAERMPFPGGGVYAMSKSALQGLVQGLSRDLGLRGITINNVQPGPIATEMNPSEGEFAEMLKKHIAVVRYGTVEEVAGLVAYLAGPESGYITGANLMIDGGFSA, encoded by the coding sequence ATGAACCACACACTCAAGAATAAACGCGCACTCATTACCGGAGGCAGTCGCGGTATCGGGGCAGCGATCGTCAAGCGTTTAGCAAGTGAAGGTGCTGATGTCGCCTTTACCTATGCCAGCTCACCCGATCGCGCTAACGAAATCGTCCAGGCAGCGCAAGCATTAGGTGTCCAAGCTCTTGCCATCCAAGCTGACAGTGCCGAAGTGAGTGCAGTGGTTGCCGCTGTTGAGGACACTGTAAATAAATTGGGCGGCATTGATATTCTCGTCAACAATGCAGGCGTGCTGGTGATCGGGGCGATCGACGATTTTACGCTAGCGGACTTCGATCGAACCTTTGCCGTTAACGTGCGTGCCGTATTTGTGGCGACGCAAGCCGCAGTCAAGCACATGAAAGAGGGCGGACGCATTATCAACATCGGTAGCACCAATGCTGAACGGATGCCATTTCCTGGTGGCGGCGTTTATGCCATGAGCAAATCTGCTCTCCAAGGGCTCGTGCAAGGCTTGTCACGTGATCTCGGCCTGCGCGGGATTACGATCAATAACGTGCAGCCCGGGCCGATCGCTACAGAGATGAATCCCTCGGAGGGTGAGTTTGCCGAAATGCTTAAAAAGCACATTGCGGTAGTCCGCTACGGCACCGTTGAAGAGGTTGCGGGATTGGTTGCTTATCTGGCTGGCCCTGAGTCCGGTTACATCACCGGCGCAAACCTGATGATTGACGGAGGGTTTAGCGCATAA
- a CDS encoding nitroreductase — protein sequence MFDLDQTIKDRHSTRKFLSQPVPRALLEEALTLAQLAPSNSNIQPWRLVFAQGGCRDRLQEALLNQAKQQPNVSPLPSAFQHYRQELGAQVYGAMGITRDDKANRQLAVLRNYEFFGAPVVGIVCMHQDLGVADALSVGMYLQTLVLSLTARGIGTCVEVSLADYPEIIRNELNIPPELLIICGLAVGYSDPDFPANHLHISREAVEKNVSFLDD from the coding sequence ATGTTTGATCTTGACCAAACTATTAAAGACCGACACTCAACACGCAAATTCTTATCTCAACCAGTGCCACGGGCTTTGCTCGAGGAAGCCCTCACTCTAGCGCAGCTGGCGCCGTCGAATTCAAATATCCAGCCGTGGCGGTTGGTGTTTGCCCAAGGCGGATGCCGCGATCGCTTGCAAGAGGCTTTGCTAAACCAAGCCAAGCAGCAGCCCAACGTCTCTCCTCTGCCTTCTGCCTTCCAGCATTACCGCCAGGAACTGGGAGCGCAAGTCTACGGGGCGATGGGGATTACTCGTGACGATAAAGCGAATAGACAGTTGGCCGTTCTGCGTAATTACGAATTTTTTGGCGCACCAGTTGTTGGGATCGTCTGTATGCACCAAGATTTGGGCGTTGCCGATGCTTTAAGCGTGGGGATGTATTTACAAACGCTGGTGTTAAGCCTAACCGCTCGTGGCATTGGCACTTGCGTAGAGGTTTCGCTAGCGGATTATCCCGAAATCATCCGCAACGAGTTGAACATTCCACCGGAATTATTGATCATTTGTGGTTTAGCCGTTGGCTATTCCGATCCTGATTTTCCCGCTAATCATCTGCATATAAGCCGTGAGGCCGTTGAGAAAAACGTCTCGTTCCTCGACGATTGA
- a CDS encoding universal stress protein — MFSKILAAIDRSSNGNAVFDEALTLAKATKGSLMLLHILSSEEKDSPQTPTLLTLEYHPLNGELIEDYWKQWQTYEEEGFKLLRSYTESATNAGVSTEFTQNSGNPSRNICEVARTWGADLIVIGRQGHSGLNELILGSVSNYVFHHAPCSVHIVYTPVPLKPEAILANQAQVVH; from the coding sequence ATGTTTAGCAAGATTCTAGCTGCAATTGACCGTTCTTCAAATGGTAATGCTGTTTTTGATGAAGCGCTTACTCTAGCAAAGGCAACTAAAGGAAGCCTCATGCTGTTGCATATCCTATCTAGTGAAGAAAAGGATAGCCCCCAAACACCTACACTGCTTACTCTCGAATATCACCCATTGAATGGAGAACTTATAGAGGATTATTGGAAGCAGTGGCAAACTTACGAAGAAGAGGGTTTTAAGTTATTGCGATCGTATACAGAATCAGCAACCAATGCCGGGGTGAGTACTGAATTCACCCAAAATTCTGGCAATCCCAGCCGGAATATCTGTGAAGTTGCTCGAACTTGGGGCGCTGACTTAATTGTGATCGGTCGTCAAGGACATTCTGGTTTGAATGAGTTGATATTAGGCAGCGTGAGTAATTATGTGTTTCACCATGCTCCTTGTTCCGTGCATATTGTTTATACTCCAGTTCCTCTTAAACCTGAAGCAATTCTAGCCAATCAAGCTCAAGTAGTTCATTAA
- a CDS encoding hexameric tyrosine-coordinated heme protein, which yields MDNVIAPTNSPVVRPPEVTLVPNNSLLTETPEEGRQLAVKMSRLIIKLTQPDEEKRNQLRDVYGNDAMMLIAVGQTVATEFATFTKCL from the coding sequence ATGGATAATGTAATAGCTCCGACCAATTCACCTGTTGTAAGGCCACCCGAAGTAACATTGGTTCCTAATAACTCACTATTGACTGAGACACCAGAAGAAGGAAGACAACTAGCAGTCAAAATGTCACGGTTAATTATTAAATTGACTCAGCCGGATGAAGAAAAACGCAACCAACTGCGAGATGTATATGGCAATGATGCCATGATGCTGATTGCAGTTGGACAGACGGTTGCAACAGAGTTTGCCACGTTCACGAAGTGTCTCTGA
- a CDS encoding alternative oxidase, with amino-acid sequence MKVLIQAIVSFFVFIVDFVYGNRSYPRFYVLETIARVPYFSYLSVLHLYETLGYWRKADLLKVHFAETWNELHHLLIMESMGGDRYWIDRFVAQHIAVAYYWVVVLIYMLFPKYAYYLMELIENHAYHTYDDYLKAHETELKAQRAPKVAINYYRDGDLYMFEETQFTSDHQFRRPKVDNLYDVFVNIRDDECEHVKTMEALQLPEARQTFKSPHTVFELVPTSVEQQD; translated from the coding sequence ATGAAAGTTTTGATTCAAGCGATCGTCAGTTTTTTTGTATTTATTGTCGATTTCGTCTACGGAAATCGTTCTTACCCTCGATTTTATGTGCTGGAAACCATCGCTCGCGTTCCTTATTTTTCCTATCTCTCGGTGCTGCATCTTTACGAGACGCTGGGTTACTGGCGCAAAGCTGACTTATTAAAAGTTCATTTCGCCGAAACCTGGAACGAATTACATCATCTGTTAATTATGGAATCAATGGGTGGCGATCGCTACTGGATTGATCGCTTCGTCGCTCAACACATTGCAGTGGCATACTACTGGGTGGTTGTCCTAATTTATATGCTGTTTCCCAAGTATGCCTATTACCTAATGGAACTGATTGAAAATCATGCCTACCATACCTATGACGACTATTTGAAAGCCCATGAAACAGAACTGAAAGCTCAAAGAGCGCCCAAAGTCGCAATTAACTACTACCGCGATGGCGATCTCTATATGTTTGAAGAAACCCAGTTTACATCAGATCATCAATTTCGCCGCCCGAAAGTGGATAATCTCTACGACGTATTCGTGAATATTCGGGATGACGAATGCGAACACGTCAAGACAATGGAGGCGCTCCAGCTACCAGAAGCACGGCAAACTTTTAAAAGTCCCCATACGGTTTTTGAATTGGTGCCGACCAGCGTCGAGCAACAGGATTGA
- a CDS encoding class I SAM-dependent methyltransferase, which yields MTKTTLDLTTAPSHVVLAAAGKTVLRPGGRAATEQLLQWANFKRDETVLELASGLGNSAIALAKRYNVQIVGIERDPDRVAIAQIKARSAGLDHRVQFIQGNIFQLETISGSFDYVLAEAILTMQTSAGKAKILTGVRDRLKVGGKFLSHELLARDHLESLHQDLTQVTRVNATPLPERDWINTFAQVGLTVTQRQIGAMRLLDPVQVLRDEGVIHTVQIAWNILTQPVIRDRILMMRRVFTQHQQELGYIALCAVREL from the coding sequence ATGACAAAAACTACTCTCGATCTGACAACAGCACCAAGTCATGTTGTCCTGGCGGCTGCGGGTAAAACGGTTCTCCGTCCGGGTGGACGCGCCGCCACGGAACAACTCTTGCAATGGGCAAATTTCAAAAGGGATGAAACCGTTCTGGAACTCGCTTCTGGGTTAGGAAATAGCGCGATCGCTCTAGCAAAACGCTACAATGTCCAGATTGTTGGTATTGAAAGAGATCCGGATCGAGTTGCGATCGCCCAAATCAAAGCGCGATCGGCTGGCTTAGATCATCGGGTTCAGTTTATTCAAGGCAATATTTTTCAGCTAGAAACCATTTCTGGATCATTTGACTATGTGTTAGCAGAAGCCATTTTGACCATGCAAACATCTGCTGGCAAAGCCAAAATTCTGACAGGTGTGCGCGATCGGCTTAAAGTCGGCGGCAAATTTCTCAGCCATGAACTGCTAGCGCGTGACCATTTAGAATCGCTTCACCAAGACCTGACACAAGTTACTCGTGTGAATGCTACACCACTACCAGAACGAGACTGGATCAACACCTTCGCTCAGGTAGGGCTAACAGTAACACAGAGGCAAATTGGTGCGATGAGACTGCTTGATCCGGTTCAGGTACTAAGAGATGAAGGAGTAATTCACACGGTTCAGATTGCCTGGAATATTTTGACTCAGCCTGTGATTCGCGATCGCATTCTAATGATGCGACGAGTCTTCACTCAACACCAACAAGAATTGGGCTACATCGCTTTGTGTGCTGTTAGAGAATTGTAA
- a CDS encoding cupin domain-containing protein, with product MVYPSTNNTEMTANLRELVDYTKPGVTRKALVQDEQNSFSLLCLTAGTKMPEHTAPRHISVTVIEGRGVLTLQGREITLQPGVFVYLPANTPHALHALENLAFLHT from the coding sequence ATGGTGTACCCTTCAACAAATAATACTGAAATGACAGCTAATCTGCGGGAATTGGTAGATTACACGAAACCCGGAGTGACTCGCAAAGCGTTAGTACAAGATGAACAAAACAGTTTCTCTTTACTCTGTCTCACTGCCGGAACAAAAATGCCTGAGCATACTGCTCCTCGGCATATTTCGGTGACTGTAATCGAAGGACGCGGAGTACTCACTCTGCAAGGACGTGAAATTACTTTGCAACCGGGAGTATTTGTTTATTTGCCTGCAAACACCCCCCATGCACTCCATGCATTGGAAAATCTTGCATTTCTGCACACATGA
- a CDS encoding GMC family oxidoreductase N-terminal domain-containing protein: MTQYDYVVIGAGSAGCVVANRLTEDGETTVLLLEAGNPATKPEIQIPVAWPTLLGTQVDWAYWSEPEEHLNGRKILCSRGKVTGGSSSLNAMIYIRGNCHDFDRWQEFGNPGWSYKEVLPYFKKSENQQRGASEFHGVDGALSVTNPLAPAVMSEQFIEAAEQLGYGRNPDFNGAQQEGAGLYQLNIKNGKRHSAAAAFLVPILTRPNLTVQTGALVTRLLFKGTRTVGVEYLHQGTLHQVYVNQEVILSAGVFDSAKLLMLSGIGSAEHLHAFDIPVIVDLPGVGKNLHDHLLAVVGYQSIQAQPPIAPTSNIVEAGLFLHSGKSNEVAPDLQFLFSPALLSPTLSHDVSGATLVACLIKPQSHGTVTLRSTNPLDPAVIQANYLQCETDLQVLVEGIKIARQLAHSAAFDEVLGEEVAPSKDITSDEAITAYIQQTANTYWHPVGTCKMGNDVLAVVDAQLRVYGIEGLRVVDASVMPTIPSGNTNASTIMIGEKAADLIRA, encoded by the coding sequence ATGACTCAATACGATTATGTGGTGATCGGTGCTGGTTCAGCAGGCTGTGTTGTTGCCAATCGTTTGACAGAAGACGGTGAAACAACCGTGTTGTTACTCGAAGCAGGCAATCCAGCGACTAAACCTGAGATCCAAATTCCTGTAGCTTGGCCAACCTTGCTAGGAACACAGGTTGATTGGGCTTACTGGAGTGAACCAGAAGAACACCTCAATGGGCGGAAAATTTTGTGTTCGCGTGGCAAAGTTACTGGCGGCTCTAGTTCACTCAACGCCATGATATACATTCGAGGCAATTGCCACGATTTCGACCGTTGGCAAGAATTCGGCAATCCCGGCTGGAGTTACAAAGAGGTATTGCCTTACTTCAAAAAATCAGAAAACCAGCAGCGAGGCGCATCCGAATTTCACGGTGTTGATGGAGCCTTGAGTGTTACTAATCCGCTCGCGCCTGCTGTCATGTCAGAGCAATTTATCGAAGCAGCAGAGCAACTTGGCTACGGCCGCAATCCCGATTTCAATGGCGCACAACAAGAAGGTGCGGGATTGTATCAATTAAATATCAAAAATGGTAAGCGACACAGTGCCGCCGCCGCATTTCTTGTGCCAATTCTTACTCGTCCTAATTTAACTGTTCAAACTGGTGCATTAGTCACTCGACTGTTGTTTAAGGGAACTCGCACGGTTGGGGTAGAATATTTACACCAAGGAACACTGCACCAAGTTTATGTCAATCAGGAAGTGATTCTATCAGCAGGTGTGTTCGATTCTGCCAAGCTGTTGATGCTCTCTGGAATTGGTTCAGCGGAACATCTGCACGCCTTCGATATTCCAGTGATTGTTGATTTACCTGGGGTGGGTAAAAACCTGCACGATCATCTGCTGGCTGTTGTTGGCTACCAGTCGATTCAAGCACAACCCCCGATCGCACCTACCAGTAATATAGTCGAAGCTGGGCTATTTCTGCATAGCGGTAAAAGTAACGAAGTTGCACCAGACTTACAGTTTCTCTTTAGCCCGGCTCTGTTGTCTCCAACCCTTAGCCATGACGTTTCGGGAGCCACATTGGTTGCTTGCCTAATCAAACCTCAGAGTCATGGTACTGTGACGTTGCGTTCAACAAATCCGCTCGATCCAGCTGTTATTCAAGCGAACTATCTTCAGTGTGAGACTGATTTACAAGTGCTGGTAGAAGGCATTAAAATTGCCCGTCAACTTGCTCATTCTGCTGCCTTTGATGAAGTATTGGGAGAGGAAGTAGCTCCCAGTAAAGATATAACCAGTGATGAAGCCATCACTGCTTACATTCAACAAACGGCTAATACCTACTGGCATCCTGTGGGTACGTGTAAAATGGGCAATGATGTACTGGCGGTAGTTGATGCTCAACTCCGAGTTTACGGAATTGAAGGATTGCGCGTTGTCGATGCTTCTGTAATGCCAACCATTCCATCTGGAAATACGAACGCATCTACGATCATGATTGGTGAAAAGGCAGCCGACTTAATTAGAGCCTAA